From Anabrus simplex isolate iqAnaSimp1 chromosome 11, ASM4041472v1, whole genome shotgun sequence, a single genomic window includes:
- the LOC136883199 gene encoding lamprin 1.8-10, whose product MKFLGSLLVAIVALVVVASAVEESSKEKRGVAGLAYPGYAGLGYSNLGYSNLGYTNLGYSGLGYSGLAYPAYAGAYGGAYGYAAAPHYIV is encoded by the exons ATGAAGTTCTTG GGATCCCTCCTCGTGGCCATCGTCGCCCTGGTTGTCGTCGCTTCTGCCGTCGAAGAGTCCAGCAAGGAAAAGCGTGGTGTGGCTGGTCTCGCCTACCCCGGTTACGCCGGTCTGGGCTACTCCAACCTGGGTTACTCTAACCTGGGCTACACCAACTTGGGATACTCTGGACTCGGCTACTCCGGACTGGCCTACCCTGCCTACGCTGGTGCCTATGGTGGTGCCTATGGTTATGCTGCTGCTCCTCATTACATCGTCTAG